A window from Heteronotia binoei isolate CCM8104 ecotype False Entrance Well chromosome 15, APGP_CSIRO_Hbin_v1, whole genome shotgun sequence encodes these proteins:
- the LOC132584445 gene encoding olfactory receptor 10A7-like produces the protein MLVKKERIPQNRTTLTEFILLGFSNEPNIQSTLFSTFLLIYIIILAGNLAIILLTLVDPFLHTPMYFFLRNLSFLEICYTSVNVPKMLKNLLSGNKSISFLGCAVQTYFTFFLGGSECFLLATMAYDRYVAICKPLHYPVLMNRKVCMSLAVASWLSGFLMSFGHTSMVFTMPFCDSNEINHFFCDIPPLLKLACEDTSRTEIAVFVVAMIFLTFPFILILLSYAGIIVTILGISSAEGRKKTFSTCSSHLIVVTLFFGSACIMYSKPNSTYTPNSDKYLSLFYTVVSPLLNPIVYSFRNKEVKSALKRIWERKFFG, from the coding sequence ATGTTGGTAAAGAAAGAACGGATACCACAGAACAGAACAACACTGACTGAATTCATCCTCCTGGGTTTTTCAAATGAACCCAACATACAAAGTACATTATTTTCTACATTTCTGCTTATCTATATCATTATACTGGCAGGAAATCTTGCCATAATTCTCCTCACACTGGTTGACCCTTTCCTTCACACACCCATGTATTTTTTCTTGAGAAATCTATCCTTCTTGGAGATTTGTTACACTTCAGTCAATGTCCCCAAGATGCTTAAGAATCTTCTATCTGGGAACAAGTCCATCTCCTTCCTAGGATGTGCTGTACAGACCTATTTTACATTCTTTCTTGGTGGTTCTGAGTGTTTCCTCCTGGCTACAATGGCCTATGATCGCTATGTTGCCATTTGTAAGCCTCTCCACTACCCTGTCCTCATGAACAGGAAAGTGTGCATGAGTCTAGCTGTAGCATCTTGGTTAAGTGGCTTTTTGATGTCTTTTGGTCACACCAGTATGGTTTTTACTATGCCTTTTTGTGACTCCAATGAGATAAACCATTTCTTTTGTGATATCCCCCCATTGTTAAAATTGGCTTGTGAGGACACTTCAAGGACTGAAATTGCTGTGTTTGTAGTGGCTATGATTTTTTTGACTTTTCCTTTCATTCTAATCTTGCTGTCTTATGCTGGTATTATTGTCACAATTTTGGGAATTTCTTCTGCTGAAGGTCGGAAAAAGACCTTCTCCACTTGCTCATCACACCTCATAGTGGTGACTTTATTCTTTGGTTCAGCTTGCATTATGTACTCGAAACCCAATTCCACTTACACGCCCAACAGTGACAAATatctgtctcttttctatacAGTTGTTAGCCCCTTATTGAATCCTATCGTATATAGCTTTCGTAATAAAGAAGTCAAAAGTGCCCTTAAGAGAATTTGGGagagaaaattttttggatga